A window of the Acidovorax sp. YS12 genome harbors these coding sequences:
- a CDS encoding error-prone DNA polymerase, producing the protein MTLPGYAELHALSNFSFQRGASHPAELVRRAHALGYAALALTDECSVAGVVRAHAEARRLGLAFIPGSEFRWGPVCVVALPRDAQGWGGLCEFITAARARAPKGGYVVDAQSPWALLRGCEVLLAPRREAFADASDSIAVSAFLESAGAHFDPEHCWLAVALHMACDDALWLHTLAQAGARLGLPLVATGEVHMHSRAAKPLQDVITAVRLGRGVAQCGLALQPHAEKRLRPRSQLAGLYPPALLAATLAVARRCAFGLESIQYRYPLETVLPGMTAGQTLAWLTWEGARARYPQGVPDGVAAQIAKELALIAECGYEMYFLTVHDIVRYARSQGILCQGRGSAANSAVCYVLGITAIDPAHSRLLFERFISRERREPPDIDVDFEHDRRDTVIQYIYAKYGRERAALAAVVTTYRTRSALRDVGKALGVGAALVDAFAKEHHWFDDVLAPEHLQALAARLGEPLGAHTAALWLELARQLRGFPRQLGQHVGGFVLTEGKLTRLVPVEPTAMPGRSIIQWDKDDLDEMGLLKVDVLALGMLSALRRCLDARAALRGERWGLADIPGEDPATYRMVCAADTVGVFQIESRAQMSMLPRLAPRTFYDLVVQVAIVRPGPIQGGMVHPYLHARARQRRLARAGHPGPFPLEYPQLANALERTLGVPIFQEQVMQIAIDGAGFTPGEADDLRRSMAAWKRKGGVHRFEDKLKQGLRAHGYPQAFADRLFQQILGFGEYGFPESHAHSFALLAYASSWLKRHEPACFLAALLNAQPMGFYAPAQLVQDARRHGVRVLPVDVAHSAVDCTLEEPLAPVPGVQAPQPAVRLGLRLVAGLGAEAAARLVQARQARPFASTEDLALRARLGRPDLQALAAADALHALSGHRRQQMWDAAGQTAAGPRAPPLLQGAPVHEAALALPAAPEGEEIVFDYAATGLTLRRHPLALLRERLQRLGLATALQLRSVPHGRRVRACGIVTVRQRPGSAKGTMFVTLEDETGPVNVIVWPALIERWRPALLRARLLAVEGVWQSTGAPGAPAAVRHLVLQRCKDATPLLGRLAQALEGSRDFH; encoded by the coding sequence ATGACGCTGCCCGGCTACGCCGAGCTGCACGCGCTGAGCAACTTCAGCTTCCAGCGCGGCGCCTCGCACCCGGCCGAGCTGGTGCGGCGCGCGCACGCGCTGGGCTACGCCGCCCTGGCGCTGACCGACGAATGCTCGGTGGCCGGCGTGGTGCGCGCCCATGCCGAGGCGCGGCGCCTGGGGCTGGCGTTCATCCCGGGCAGCGAATTCCGCTGGGGCCCCGTGTGCGTGGTGGCCCTGCCGCGCGACGCGCAGGGCTGGGGCGGGCTGTGCGAATTCATCACCGCCGCGCGGGCGCGCGCGCCCAAGGGCGGCTACGTGGTGGATGCGCAGTCGCCCTGGGCGCTGCTGCGGGGCTGCGAGGTGCTGCTGGCGCCGCGCCGCGAGGCGTTCGCCGATGCTTCCGATTCGATAGCTGTCAGCGCTTTCCTGGAAAGCGCTGGAGCCCATTTCGACCCTGAACACTGCTGGCTCGCCGTGGCCTTGCACATGGCCTGCGACGACGCCCTGTGGCTGCACACGCTGGCGCAGGCCGGCGCGCGCCTGGGCCTGCCGCTGGTGGCCACGGGCGAGGTGCACATGCATTCGCGCGCGGCCAAGCCGCTGCAGGACGTGATCACCGCGGTGCGCCTGGGCCGCGGCGTGGCGCAGTGCGGCCTGGCCCTGCAGCCCCATGCGGAAAAGCGCCTGCGCCCGCGCAGCCAGCTCGCCGGCCTGTACCCGCCGGCGCTGCTGGCGGCAACGCTCGCCGTGGCGCGGCGCTGCGCCTTCGGCCTGGAGTCGATCCAGTACCGCTACCCGCTGGAGACGGTGCTGCCCGGCATGACGGCGGGCCAGACGCTGGCCTGGCTCACCTGGGAGGGCGCCCGCGCGCGCTACCCGCAAGGCGTGCCCGATGGCGTGGCAGCGCAGATCGCCAAGGAGCTGGCGCTCATCGCCGAATGCGGCTACGAGATGTACTTCCTCACCGTGCACGACATCGTGCGCTACGCGCGCAGCCAGGGCATCTTGTGCCAGGGGCGCGGCTCGGCGGCCAACTCGGCCGTGTGCTACGTGCTGGGCATCACCGCCATCGACCCGGCGCATTCGCGGCTGCTGTTCGAGCGCTTCATCAGCCGCGAGCGCCGCGAGCCGCCCGACATCGACGTGGACTTCGAGCACGACCGGCGCGACACCGTCATCCAGTACATCTACGCCAAGTACGGGCGCGAGCGCGCCGCGCTGGCCGCCGTGGTCACCACCTACCGCACGCGCAGCGCCCTGCGCGACGTGGGCAAGGCCCTGGGCGTGGGCGCGGCGCTGGTCGATGCCTTCGCCAAGGAGCACCACTGGTTCGACGACGTGCTTGCCCCCGAGCACCTGCAGGCCCTGGCCGCGCGCCTGGGCGAGCCCCTGGGCGCGCACACCGCCGCGCTGTGGCTGGAGCTGGCGCGCCAGTTGCGCGGCTTTCCGCGCCAGCTCGGCCAGCACGTGGGCGGCTTCGTGCTCACCGAGGGCAAGCTCACGCGCCTTGTGCCGGTGGAGCCCACGGCCATGCCGGGGCGCTCCATCATCCAGTGGGACAAGGACGACCTCGACGAAATGGGCCTGCTCAAGGTGGACGTGCTGGCCCTGGGCATGCTCAGCGCGCTGCGCCGCTGCCTGGACGCGCGCGCCGCCCTGCGCGGCGAGCGCTGGGGCCTGGCCGACATTCCGGGCGAAGACCCCGCCACCTACCGCATGGTGTGCGCGGCCGACACCGTGGGCGTGTTCCAGATCGAAAGCCGCGCGCAGATGAGCATGCTGCCGCGCCTGGCGCCGCGCACCTTCTACGACCTGGTGGTGCAGGTGGCCATCGTGCGGCCCGGGCCCATCCAGGGCGGCATGGTGCACCCCTACCTGCACGCGCGCGCGCGCCAGCGCCGCCTGGCGCGTGCGGGCCACCCGGGGCCGTTCCCGCTCGAATACCCGCAACTGGCGAATGCGCTGGAACGCACGCTGGGCGTGCCCATCTTCCAGGAGCAGGTGATGCAGATCGCCATTGACGGCGCGGGCTTCACTCCCGGCGAGGCCGACGACCTGCGCCGCTCCATGGCCGCCTGGAAGCGCAAGGGCGGCGTGCACCGTTTCGAGGACAAGCTCAAGCAGGGCCTGCGCGCCCACGGCTACCCGCAGGCGTTCGCCGACCGGCTGTTCCAGCAAATCCTGGGCTTTGGCGAATACGGCTTTCCCGAAAGCCATGCCCACAGCTTCGCGCTGCTGGCCTACGCCAGCAGCTGGCTCAAGCGGCACGAGCCCGCGTGCTTCCTGGCCGCGCTGCTGAATGCGCAGCCCATGGGCTTCTACGCCCCCGCGCAACTGGTGCAGGACGCGCGCCGCCACGGCGTGCGCGTGCTGCCCGTGGACGTGGCGCACAGCGCCGTGGACTGCACGCTGGAGGAACCCCTGGCCCCCGTGCCCGGCGTGCAGGCGCCGCAGCCCGCCGTGCGGCTGGGCCTGCGCCTGGTGGCCGGCCTGGGCGCCGAGGCCGCAGCGCGCCTGGTGCAGGCGCGCCAGGCCCGGCCCTTCGCCAGCACCGAAGACCTGGCCCTGCGCGCGCGCCTGGGCCGCCCCGACCTGCAGGCCCTGGCGGCGGCCGATGCGCTGCACGCGCTCTCGGGGCACCGGCGCCAGCAGATGTGGGACGCCGCCGGCCAGACCGCCGCGGGCCCGCGCGCGCCGCCGCTGCTGCAGGGCGCGCCGGTGCACGAGGCCGCGCTGGCGCTGCCCGCCGCGCCCGAGGGGGAGGAGATCGTCTTCGACTACGCCGCCACCGGCCTCACGCTGCGCCGCCACCCGCTGGCGCTGCTGCGCGAGCGGCTGCAGCGCCTGGGGCTGGCCACCGCGCTGCAACTGCGCAGCGTGCCGCACGGGCGGCGCGTGCGCGCCTGCGGCATCGTCACCGTGCGCCAGCGCCCCGGCTCGGCCAAGGGCACCATGTTCGTCACCCTGGAGGACGAAACCGGGCCGGTCAACGTCATCGTCTGGCCGGCGCTGATCGAGCGCTGGCGCCCGGCGCTGCTGCGCGCGCGCCTGCTGGCCGTGGAGGGCGTGTGGCAGAGCACTGGCGCCCCCGGCGCGCCGGCCGCCGTGCGCCACCTGGTGCTGCAGCGCTGCAAGGACGCCACCCCGCTGCTGGGCCGCCTGGCCCAGGCGTTGGAGGGCAGCCGCGACTTCCACTGA